In the genome of Odontesthes bonariensis isolate fOdoBon6 chromosome 20, fOdoBon6.hap1, whole genome shotgun sequence, the window TAGTATTTGTTGTTTCCTGTATTGAGTAATTGAAATGTACGTCAGACACTTTTGTCTCAGTCTTACCGTCTAAATTTTCCCTGTCGCTGATGTGCTGGAGGTTGCAGCCCGTGTCCTCGCGACTCAGCTCCGGCTCCGGCCGGTAGGATTCCAGCCTGGAGTGGTTGCTCCTCCGGTGTTTGGGGCTCGACGACACACAGCAGGAGGTTGTATTCCCCATTTTTGTACGCCGGTTTTGGTGACAGTCCGCGCCTAAAGGCTTTAATTTCAACCCttttggtgttgttgttgttgttgttgtttttagtcGTGCTGTTGGTGTTTCTCGAAGAGACAAAAAACGGGGCGGTAACGCGGATACAGACCTGGTGCAAACTACAAACTAGCCCCGGTATCCGCAAGCGTTACACGCCCTGCTCCGGCAAGTCAAGCACACTGAGCTGGTCAAGCGGAGCCATTACAGCAGATAAAAGCCGCCAAGAGACACTGATAAATTTAACGAGTAGCCCAAAGACCCCTTCCAAACCTCCAAGCGAGGTTAGTGTGTGCCTCGGAACGGGCTTCCTATCCACTGTCGACTCCCTCCGCCTTGTAGTTCCTGACCGAGCGTCCTGTTTCTTCACCAATGCATTTCCATGCTCTGATATTTCATGTCGACATGAGCGAAGATGATAGCATCGTACTTCAGCAAGTTGGAACAAAAATATTTTTGCACTCAGCGCTACATGGTTGCCAGAATACTGTAGATTGCTACTGCGTTGCTACATCCGCTATCGTGTTACTTTCAGGTGCTTCTCGTAAAGTCGTTTTTCAAGCAACTTGGCTTTTTGGACCATTCAAACGTGTGATTTGGTTTGACTTTCACCTTTCACTTAGCAATttgcaaataaaaaacaacactaCAGGTTTAAATTTCAGTTGCTCACTACTGCCTgcgattgattttttttaagtcctCCTTTTAGTCATTGGATGTTGAGAGAGAAGCAAAAAATAACATGTTTCCCGTCAGTACTTAAACATATCAGTATTGTGGCAGCAAAAGGAAAAGGTTCCGGTTCAAGGGGGTGGTTACAACTGTGTAATAATTTAACCATTATGACAGTCTCCAGGGGGATGCAATAATTCAAGAATGTAATATGATATAATTtagtagaatagaatagaaaaataccaTGTAGCTGTCTTGCTTAAACAGCTGGCTGAGCTTGCCTACATTTGTGATTCTGACTTGTTGAGTTCAAAGGTGGACATTTTCATGTGTCAATTGATCATTTTGTCATGACTGAAGATGGTTGAATCCCTAAACACTTTGTTTTGCTATAGGTTAAATAAAATGGCTGTGAAACTGTTGGAGGAGGCGGTGGTATGTGAGAATGAGTGTAACGATTGATGTAATCAGGCCTTGTATTATGGTGCAGCCTGCTGGTACTGCAGATGCATTGCACGTTTTATTGGGGGGCGCAAACATAGTGGAGAGCACATATTGTGGTCTTTaagttgcttcttttttttccaccaatCACACGAGTGAAAAGGCTCCTTTAATCTGTAGCTGTAGCTGACTGTGTGGAGGATATAGAGGCTTTTGCAGAAGCATCTTGCCAATGATATGTGACTTaattaaagaggcaaacttGTTTACATTGCAGTAAATTCATAGTTTTATCAGCACAAACCATTTTATCTGCTCCCATTTCTGCAGCATTGCTTTTGGACTGTGCTTCCAGATGCATCGTTTAACCTCACATCAGTCCTGTTTGATCCCAGAGCTTTGTTTGGTCTCTCTCAAGGCAGGGATAAGGTGTCAAAATGGGCCCACGTACGGTGCAAGTCTCAAAGGTATTGTATTATTTCTGAGGTCactttgtttctgtgtttctgcagcAAACTGTACATCATAATATAATCATTGCACAGTAAACAGGGTCTTGTCAACGAGTAACTTTTCCAACATCACTATTTATGATTCCTCTTTTGGTCATCCCTGTCAAATTAGGAATCAAGATTAGACTTGCTCCCCTAATATGGTTAATGTCAGACAGCATTTCCGTGCCTTTGTTTTTCAAGCAACACATTTTGTACTCGCAGTGAAGGAGCACATCGATGCTCAGCTGGTTCTAGCATTCTGAAAAATGGTTTAATACCAGTGAAGCTCTCTCGTGCCGCCTTTACCTTCATCAACAGAAACTGAGAGAAAGGAGAAATTGCTGATTCATCAGTGACAATCCTCGTAAGGGGTGATTTTTGAAGGACAGAACATGTTcttggcaacaaaaaaaaaacgcagcatGGCGGTAATGGCTATATCAAAAACTTGCAGTGAAGCAACATGTAAGTGCTCTGACAGCTAACAGCAGTTAAATTCGCTTACTGAGGCTTCTTTGTGGACCTGTAACCTGAGCATTGTGCCCATCATATGAGTTCTTTACATTTACTCTCTATGAAAACAACACAGAGAGATTGCACAAGAACTTTATTGAAGCAGGAAAGTCTGGGACCTTTGAATATGGCCGGGTAAAAACAAGACATCGGTACTTCAGGAGTGGAATAAAACACTGGCTGTAAGTTAAAATGCTTCAGATTTTAAGAAACAGGTTTGTCATCAAATCAAAGGACACAGAAATAATTGACTAAATTCAGCAGCAGGCAGGGAATTAAATCAGCAACCCCCCACCCCCTAAATATACATGTACACCTTTATCTTAAAGCtgtaattaaaaaatgtaaggCAAACccacataaataaataataatgccAAGGGCTAGAAGCAGACATGTCCTCACAGGGATGAACCACAGATCCTTAAAGGTTTCTAAGTAAGGTGTAAAAGATTGTTCCTGCAGCTATAGTCCCACCGGGATTTCTGATCtagaatcaaatcaaactttgtgAAGCCCCGACGATTAACAATGTGGCTTCTGACAACGTTTAGCAATCTAAACCTccttacattaattacaaagtcaTTCAAAGGAGCCGACCTGTAAAACTAATTCTGACGGAATGTAAAATGCAGTGCAGTTAAGATGACGACGGCGTGGATcgggcagtgtgtgtgtatacctaTATTAAGTTTATTCAACTGCAGCTAGAGCCTTAGCCTCTTCATTTCCAGTAAGGCCAGCAGGTGGCCCATACTCCTTCCTTCTCTTCATGCCTCTTCTGGAAGCCTGCCTGCTCAAAAGGTCCTCATAATAGTCAATGATAACTCTGTTTTTGTTGCTGGCCGTGCAAGGATAATTATGAGCCTGAAACACTGACATCACTGTGTAAACACATTGAACAATAAGGGCAAGGAGTGTTTAGTAAGTGTCTGTTTTATGCAGAAGCAGAGTCCAAAAAGACCCAGTTCACACAGTTCCAGTTCCTCCTCTGGTGGGAGGAATCACTCCACTTTGTGTCGATAGATGTCTTTTAAGGCTTTAAGCTCATCTATCATAGTGTTGTTTTGACTTTCCAGCAGGGCCACGCGATTTTCGAGGCATCTGACGTATTCCTTCTTCTTTCGCCGACACACCCGCGCAGCTTCCCTGGAAGCAACAACAACCGTTACTGTGGAGAAAAAGGGAAGCCTCAGAATCTTGGCTTTCCTCCCAGATTCAACAGAAAGTTTATTCCGGCCATAAATgacaaaggctttttttttttcctcacatgGGCACAGAATGTTCAGATGATGATGATTACAGTGGCGTTAACTCTAGACACAGCACTGTTGGTAGGGCTTGGCGTTGATGTTTTGAACAAGAAggcaaccaaacaaaaaaaaaaaaaaaacgcaagcAAGATGGTGCGCCGATGACTTCTCACACAACTAAAAGAAGAgctggaaaaaataaacaaagaaaaactgaagcAAAGCCCCAACAGACTgcagaaaagcatgttaaatgAGAGATTCATCGCTTTGCTCTCTAGTAAACCAGTTATTCACAAATCTATGCATAGAAAGTACTGACATTTGGTCATGTGAGCTGACTCAGTCTCCACTTCACCTCAAACAGATCACGGAGCAGCTAACAAGCAGATGACCTAAGGATTAGCAGAAAAACACCCTGGATGGAAGAGAATCATGCGGTGGAATGATGACACACTCTGAATCTCATCATTACATGTCTTCTTGTCGTCCATtgtcatttatttgtttgtatttcACACAGGAGGCTGAGCAGAGGGAATTAGATAATCACCACGGGGGTAGAACAGGACAGTACGGTGAGCAAAAGGCTCGAGTCACccttatttctttatgtttttctttcaagGAGTCAGACTTTCTTTGTCATCTCTGAGACTGCGCTCAAGCAACAGTtctctgattttcagtccagtacTCGGacctcaactttttttttttttttttttgtcagttctACCATTTTCAGAAGAAAATTTTCTGTTTAATCACACAAGAATCAAACAAGAGCTCTCTTGGAGTGTTAATTCCTCCCCAGAACCCgaacctcaacattactgaagcgtTTGTGGTATCATCGCGACAGACAGCGAAAACAAATgtcagccaacatccaaagaagccTCGACAACTACTCATGAAGACAATTTAAAGATGAATTGAAGGAAGTTTGTTATCGCATTAACTTTCCAGCTTGTTGAAACGGTAATAACTTTTTTTTGCCTTATACACTGCATTCCTATTTATGTTTAAACATACTGCTGCAGGTATTTTCTATTCTTCTGGCAACACAAACGGAAATAGATGGCGGCTTCAGACTGCTGCACaatactgcattttttttaaaatgacatcTAATGACATCTGCTGGCAAACGTTATCAGCCCTCTACCTGTTCTTCATTAGGCGCAGCTCCCTCTTCTGCAAGTCATCCTCTGAGGGCTTCTTGGAGCTGTGAGCGTCGACACCTGCTTGCCCCAGGGGGAGGCTGAAGGGGGAGTTACACAGCTGGCAGCTCGTCAAGACAGGTGCAGAgcctgcaaatatgcaacagaAACAATGTGTCAAACCACACGATTGAGTTGTGTCACTCATTTACAAAATCCATTAAAAAGGGTTGTGTGGAAATGACCGAACTACACGGCATAATCTGTGACATTTTGAAAAGCTGGCAACGGCTTAGCAATGTAAAGAAGAAGCAAGTGGAGTTAAAAGCTGTAACATATTTGTGAAAAACAACAGTTTCAGGAGTCCAACTACAGCAAATTGGCAAGTCATTTGCAAGAAAGAATATTCTCGGTATCAAATCACCACATCATCcgttattataatttttttttttttttttttttaaatccttaaATATTGAAAGTTAAGGAACAACTGAAATGCCAAAAATAATTTCCTAAAGCCAAAGGTAACGTTCAAATAGCTGCTTTGTAATTTGTATACTTGAAATTACTAAAATATGCAATCAGTTTCCAAAGTCGCTGCAGAATAATTTTGCGTTGATTGAGTAATCAGATCACTCAATGACTCCGGCTCTAATATTCACAAATCTTCGAAAATGTGCTTAAGAGCCCCGTGATGGACAGGCAACCCGTCCAGGGTGTTTCCCGCCTCTCgccccaatggcagctgggcaAGGCTCCAGCGCCCCCAACGCAACACTAACATGGATTAGGCGGGTCTAGAAAAACGGATGGATGTGTTTAAGAGTTTTCGGTATTCGTGTAGTCCAGATTGAGACGGAAACATCTGATTCTGATtgtcacaccgtggtgaggttaagttgggtttttgtctcgtttcatgtattgtttcgtcatttcctgttttattttgaaagactaacttccctctcgttccaggtcacttgcccttcctctcgtgttccagtctgattgtggtaagaatgattccacctgtttcccattacccctgtgtgcttaagagtctgcgtctccccctgtcttgtgccagtgtgttgtatctgtctccGTACAGTGCATCATCCTAGCGTTTTTCCCAAGCCAGTTTCCGAGTTCCCAGTGGTAATTATCCtcgtgagagtgtgtgtgattTTGTTTTCCCAGAGTAAGTTTTTGATAATATAGGACCTGTAAGAGTTACAGAGTTAATTTTGCTtatagcctttttgttttccctcttttttgtttgttaatctTTCACAGAATATTTCCTCTGATTTTTAGGAGAGgctcttttgttttcctcctcagtaggagtgacatttagtttaaaaataaagtttcatggtcttttgttttctcctccgctagtggagtgattttgttTGGATTTTGAGTTTGGATAatttttatatagatatacttctccacTTTTGGAAAGTGTATTCTTagattaatatttcatagcccatttagcttctctcacgaggaactggttgatctgctgctcctctaataaaagtcttggaattaaacctcctgcatctgcgtcctccattctctgggtgTGACACTGATGACAGTTAACAGAGTTTGGACGCTTACGGTGCACACACAAAAGTGAACTTTGTGACTGTGAGcgtattgttttgtcttttttttttttcttaaattggATTAAAAGCgttcatttttcattcacaaTGCACAGAATTGCAAATGCATAAACTTTAGCATTAGTCTTTGGTCAGATACTCTAGCCTGCTGCAATTAATTCTGTTACTGGTCTAAATACTTAGTAATAATCAACCCCTTACAAAGCTGCTGTGTGTAGAAGTGTTGTGTGGCGTCGATCATTTCGGTTTGGCAACAAGCTGATCACCAATTATGCTGTAACTATATTAACCACTCAACTTGCTTCCAGTCTGAATCAGCCTGAATAATGCTCTTAtgaaacttttccatgccatcCCCAGCAGAGGGTTTAttttaaataaagtaaagatattcaaaatgtttcatcaaCGCAGAAACTAGAGAGGATTAGTTCATATAAAGCTGCTTTGTACAAAATCTTGTCCCTGCAAAAAGCAAAAGAATGGTGCCATTCTTATCATCTGTTCATTGTCTGCTGTGCCAGCAGAACTCGCCGACCCTCACATCATAAAGCAAAGCTGATTAATTCTGCGATAAGTTGGACTTGCGAAAGGAGCTGTGTGTAATCACAGCACGGACGGCAGCTGACGTCGGTGTACGTCTTATTTGCCTCGCGTTTACATGTcactgctgggggggggggggggggggggggggtctgttcTGGTAAAAGGCAGTGAcgtcacacactgctgctgtgtGGCTCTGAGTGGGCAGCACATTGAAGCATTTCACACAGGGGGAGAAGGAAAGGGGAGAGAAACCGAAAGAACAGACAGATTCTTCAAAAATGTGTCTAATTAAGCCTGTTGCAGCCGACTGTGGCAACAGATCATTTGCTACTTTTCTCCCCCCTTTTTTCTAGAATAGGGCACTCTCCATTCTTATTTGATTAGACCGCTAATTGCCTTCAGCTGGTTTGGTAAATATTCACCGGAAAACATAATCAACAAATGTAACATCTTCAGAGCGAAGATCACAATGATCCCAATTTTTTTCAACCCAAAAGTACTTCGCTGTACTATATCACTTAACACTGACTGCATTCTGAAAGCCTGATAAAGTAATGTTTCAACTgaacaacagtgtaaaaaaaaaaaaaaatcaacacataCCAGTTTCTGTCTCATCCCCAGTTACAGCCATACTGTATCTAGTCCCAGGTTTTCCAGGAGAAACTATCCTCCTCATAATCTTCTCCTGCACTGAATCGTACCCACAGCCAACGGTGAGGCTATGTGTGCAATTTACAATTAGAGCCATTGACATCACCATGACATCACTGGCCTCCTGATGTCAACAGCATGgtttgctctctctctctttctcccccGACACAGTGTTATGAGTCAGGGACTCTGCTGTTTGTATCAGGAAAGGAATTTTCCGCAGCTAAAGAAGCAGCGCTTCCTCAGTTGTCGAGACTTTTTGAAGATTGACAGGCAGGAGGTTGTTAGATCATTAGGACTTCAGTATCACATAAATCCTTTCTTAATAGTTAAAACTTCCTTTTTCTGTTGTATCAAGAGACTTTGAGTGTGACAACGGTATTAGACGACTTCATTTTTGGGGACAACGTGAAAAGAAAACTCTACGTTTCTTTTTACATGAATACATCAAGTGAAACAAGTACCACGCCATGGAAACATGTTTCTACCAATACTACTAATACTAATATAAATGATGTAATGCTCTCCACGCTTCACACTAAAGGAGTAAGCGCCCTCTGCAGGCTTTACATTACGCATACAAAATAAATAAGCTTTGTTCGGGAAGTATGACGATACGCCATGTTTTGTTcgtatgattaaaaaaaatcctttgtcGACCATTTGAATAGGCAGTAAatcagtggtggaggaaacattAGTGCCACactaaaaatacttaataagaTGAAAGGTAATGAAGCTGAATGAAAGCAAAGTAGGTCGTTACCTGTCAGTAATGCTATGTTCTGTGGGTCATGCAGAACATGCAAATTCCTAACCTCGGGCTGAATAATTCTCGGTAGAATTGGTATTACTTGTGTCCTGTCCACAGCCATAGACGGCCACATCTGTGTCCCATCATGCAGAAACTGTGAGGCAAcacctgaagaaaaaaaaaaaaaaaaaaaaaagggttcttTAACTTACCGTCAACATAGTTACAGACTGCACTTTCTCCCCAAGGCTGAGATTATCATAACAACAGGTTGCATCTTCTGGTTAATGCGTGTTATTGTTATTGGTTGGCTTGATACGGCAGTTTGTCAGTTCAAATATACAGCTCACTGTGAAAAGGTTTATCTTTTGATACTAAAAATAGAAATACTTGCCAACGAGAACATACTATAGGGTTGCATATGGTTTAACATCTAGTTTAACATCCTTCTTTaacaaagaaggattttgcataaaatcaagagaattatggacaaccctgaacatcctctccatgagactgttatcggaaaacagagtctcttcagtaaaaggcttcttcagtttggatgcaaaacggaccgctacaggaaatctttcctgcccacagccatcagcatctataataactccttgatttaattgagttacatcaacatttaatttccctctgtgataaataaagtaattttgaattttgaattgaattgaatctccTTATAGTGTTGGAACCGGTACTTGACGGAGGTGCTAGTGTTTGGCTACTGGTGGAAGACATGGAGTACAGGTTTTGTGCCCCCTTTCAGGAGCAGCCCGACCAGAGTTTCTTGCAAAAAAACGCAGCTGAGATGATAAAAAATGTGGAAAAGCGAATAGTGGTTAGGAAACCACCATTTATGTGACAACCTGGGACTGTGGTTCTGATACATgttcctgtttttttcctgcCCCTCCACTTGCCGTCATCACTGGAAGGAGTACTTTTATCAGATACAAAGGCTCAAGGTTGCAGGCGGGCTGGAGCAGTACCCCAGCTACCACTGAGCATGTGAACATGTCCACATGCAgccctattattattatcattattattattagtagtagtagtagtagtagtataattgttgttgttgttgttgctgctgttgatgGGGATGCGATGACAAAGAGATAAcagaaacaaaataacaaaaatgatCACTTGAGCACTGAAAACCTTTACACGGTGTAGGTAGCGGCTATCCTAACTGCTGGTGTACGTGCTCTCAGGTGTGCTTACAGCGTTGGAT includes:
- the LOC142369910 gene encoding cAMP-responsive element modulator-like is translated as MRRIVSPGKPGTRYSMAVTGDETETGSAPVLTSCQLCNSPFSLPLGQAGVDAHSSKKPSEDDLQKRELRLMKNREAARVCRRKKKEYVRCLENRVALLESQNNTMIDELKALKDIYRHKVE